The region GGAAACGTTTTCAACTTTTAACGATTACATGAATGACGAAACAAAGGTCAGCTCTGCAGAGAGGGCGCAGGTTGAGTTTGAGACAAAGCTTATCGGGAAGCTGATAGAAATCCGAGAAGAGCGGGGACTTTCGCAGAGGGGACTTGCAGAGCTTTGCGGCGTTAAACAGCCTGCAATAGCGCGGCTGGAGAGTATGTCTGC is a window of Candidatus Equadaptatus faecalis DNA encoding:
- a CDS encoding helix-turn-helix transcriptional regulator → MNDETKVSSAERAQVEFETKLIGKLIEIREERGLSQRGLAELCGVKQPAIARLESMSA